A genomic region of Blattabacterium cuenoti contains the following coding sequences:
- a CDS encoding glycogen/starch synthase, which yields MTDKRILYVSSDLFPFSSENPISLSVLKAAKFMQSIGSDVRIFMPRFGVINERRHQLHEVIRLSGMNLTINDIDQPLLLKVASIPDARLQVYFIDNEEYFKRKAIDEDENGVFFLDNDERALFFTKGVLETVKKLNWKPDIIHIYGWISSFIPLYIKNFYKNDPVYQNVKIVVSIYNKPFKGFLNKDILQKIKFDGIKSIKLKLLENPNYFNLIKLCMYFSDAIIKGDQIFPEKIENYIKINKLLVLKYYPVEEIETIYQQFYKKTVLEQIN from the coding sequence ATGACAGATAAACGTATATTATATGTTTCTTCGGATTTATTTCCCTTTTCTTCAGAGAATCCGATATCTTTATCGGTACTGAAAGCTGCTAAATTTATGCAATCAATAGGAAGTGATGTACGTATATTTATGCCACGTTTTGGAGTAATTAATGAAAGAAGACATCAACTACATGAAGTGATTCGTTTATCAGGCATGAACTTAACAATAAATGATATTGATCAACCTTTATTATTAAAAGTAGCATCCATTCCTGATGCTAGATTACAAGTTTATTTTATAGATAATGAAGAATATTTCAAAAGAAAGGCAATAGATGAAGATGAAAATGGAGTTTTCTTTCTGGATAATGATGAGAGAGCTTTATTTTTTACAAAAGGTGTTTTAGAAACTGTAAAAAAATTAAATTGGAAACCTGATATTATTCATATTTATGGATGGATAAGTTCTTTTATTCCTTTATATATTAAAAATTTTTACAAAAATGATCCAGTGTACCAAAATGTAAAAATTGTTGTATCTATTTACAATAAACCTTTTAAAGGATTTTTAAACAAAGACATTCTTCAAAAAATAAAATTTGATGGCATAAAATCTATAAAATTAAAATTATTAGAAAATCCAAATTATTTTAATCTAATCAAATTATGTATGTATTTTTCGGATGCTATTATAAAAGGTGATCAGATTTTTCCTGAAAAAATAGAAAATTATATAAAAATTAACAAATTGTTAGTATTAAAATATTATCCTGTAGAAGAAATAGAAACCATTTATCAACAATTTTATAAAAAAACTGTTTTAGAACAGATAAATTAA
- the rnr gene encoding ribonuclease R: protein MKKERKIRKKHYNNLSTGFIKITSHGYAFVYVDEFEKDVFIPKNKTNRALKGDFVKIRFYHNRKGMKMEGEVLKVIKRKTKQFIGILKLDVQSVQSNKYGIVHNNIIHVDILVPIQKLEKCHHNNKVLVQIISWPKKFKNPLGKIVKIFGPSGEYKTEIFSLLEEYGISYKFSEEMENEAKKIFYKEILDVNFRKDMRDVNTFTIDPLNAQDFDDALSIRKLNSDTWEIGVHISDVSHYIKEGSLLDQEAYSRATSIYFVGEVIPMLPKILSNDLCSLQPKKDKLSFSYIFNIDSRGRILKNWFGKTIIRSDKKFSYDEVQCIIDQKKGDYCEDIYRLFLFSKILIQNRLKNGALFLEKVEIKFRLDDKNNPIDLLLEKNNDAHRLIEEFMLLTNRKISEFVSLNFEGIPSNKFYIYRVHDVPDFQKIFFLKKIIEPLGYFLDLKNLKNSINYLLKQIRGKPEQNMIENLILRAMSKAKYSTNNIGHYGLSFIYYTHFTSPIRRYSDIIAHRLLYHYLTINDEIKNKNEKNKLNTIEFYEKQSQYCSYKERLVIDVEREFLKYIQVKYIKKFIGKEFYGIITGFTDWSIYIDLLLFQTEGMVRLRDIKEDSYILNSNNYSIIGKKKRKIYHLGDKVKVKLLDVNIEKKQITLDWINDIL from the coding sequence ATGAAAAAAGAAAGAAAAATAAGAAAAAAACATTATAATAATTTATCTACAGGATTTATTAAAATTACTAGTCATGGATATGCATTTGTCTATGTGGATGAATTTGAAAAAGATGTTTTTATCCCTAAAAATAAAACAAATAGAGCTTTAAAAGGAGATTTTGTTAAAATTAGATTTTATCATAATCGTAAAGGAATGAAAATGGAAGGAGAGGTATTAAAGGTAATCAAAAGAAAAACTAAACAATTTATCGGAATATTGAAATTGGACGTACAATCTGTCCAATCTAATAAATATGGAATAGTACATAATAATATTATTCATGTAGATATTTTAGTTCCAATCCAAAAATTAGAAAAATGTCATCATAATAATAAAGTATTAGTTCAAATTATATCATGGCCTAAAAAATTTAAAAATCCTTTGGGAAAAATAGTAAAAATATTTGGGCCTTCTGGGGAATATAAAACAGAAATTTTTTCTTTATTAGAAGAATATGGAATATCCTATAAATTTTCTGAAGAAATGGAAAATGAAGCTAAGAAGATTTTTTACAAAGAAATTTTAGATGTTAACTTCAGAAAAGATATGCGAGATGTTAATACTTTTACTATAGATCCTTTAAACGCTCAAGATTTTGATGATGCTCTTTCTATTAGAAAATTAAATTCTGATACTTGGGAAATAGGAGTACATATATCTGATGTATCACATTATATAAAAGAAGGAAGTTTATTAGATCAAGAAGCATATTCACGTGCTACATCTATTTATTTTGTAGGAGAAGTTATTCCAATGCTTCCAAAAATATTGTCTAATGATCTTTGCTCTTTGCAGCCAAAAAAAGATAAATTAAGTTTTTCCTATATTTTTAACATAGATAGTCGAGGAAGAATATTGAAAAATTGGTTTGGAAAAACCATAATACGATCTGATAAAAAATTTTCATATGATGAAGTTCAATGTATTATAGATCAAAAAAAAGGAGATTATTGCGAAGATATTTACAGATTATTTTTATTTTCTAAAATTTTAATTCAAAATAGATTAAAAAATGGAGCACTTTTTTTAGAAAAAGTAGAAATTAAGTTTCGTTTAGATGATAAAAATAATCCAATAGATTTATTATTGGAAAAAAATAATGATGCTCATCGTTTAATTGAAGAATTTATGTTACTAACTAATCGAAAAATATCTGAATTTGTTAGCTTAAATTTTGAGGGAATCCCTTCTAATAAATTTTATATTTACAGAGTCCACGATGTTCCTGATTTTCAGAAAATTTTTTTTCTTAAAAAAATTATAGAACCTTTAGGTTATTTTTTAGATTTAAAGAATTTAAAAAACTCTATTAATTATTTATTAAAACAGATTCGAGGAAAACCAGAACAAAATATGATTGAAAATTTAATTCTTAGAGCTATGAGTAAAGCAAAATATTCTACAAATAATATAGGACATTATGGTTTATCTTTTATTTATTATACTCATTTTACTTCTCCTATAAGAAGATATTCAGACATAATAGCTCATCGTTTATTATACCATTATTTAACAATAAATGATGAAATAAAAAATAAAAATGAAAAAAATAAATTGAATACAATAGAATTTTATGAAAAACAATCTCAATATTGTAGTTATAAAGAACGTTTAGTTATAGATGTAGAAAGAGAATTTTTAAAATATATACAAGTTAAATATATAAAAAAATTTATAGGAAAAGAATTTTATGGTATTATTACGGGATTTACTGATTGGAGTATTTATATTGATTTACTATTATTTCAAACTGAAGGAATGGTAAGATTACGTGATATTAAAGAAGATTCTTATATTTTAAATTCAAATAATTATAGTATAATTGGTAAAAAAAAAAGAAAAATATATCATTTAGGAGATAAAGTAAAAGTAAAACTTTTAGATGTTAATATAGAAAAAAAACAAATTACTCTTGACTGGATCAATGATATATTATAA
- the coaD gene encoding pantetheine-phosphate adenylyltransferase, with product MNKKIVVFPGSFDPITLGHYDIIIRALNLFDKIIIAIGKNFKKKNMFSLKKRKQWIEKTFLSLSQKIEIDSFNGLTISFCIKKKARFLLRGIRNQLDFELEKNIFLINKELYKKHIIETVYLFSSHEKSHISSHIVRDVIKNGGDYTIFVPSAVRV from the coding sequence ATGAATAAAAAAATAGTAGTATTTCCTGGATCTTTTGATCCGATTACTTTAGGACATTATGATATTATTATTAGGGCTTTAAATTTATTTGATAAAATTATTATAGCTATTGGAAAAAATTTTAAAAAAAAAAATATGTTTTCTCTTAAAAAGAGAAAACAGTGGATAGAAAAAACTTTTTTAAGTTTATCACAAAAAATAGAAATTGATTCATTCAATGGATTAACTATTTCTTTTTGTATAAAAAAAAAAGCTAGATTTTTATTAAGAGGAATTCGAAATCAGTTGGATTTCGAACTTGAAAAAAATATATTTTTGATTAATAAAGAATTATACAAAAAACATATTATTGAAACAGTTTATCTTTTTTCTTCTCATGAAAAATCTCATATTAGTTCTCATATAGTGAGAGATGTTATAAAAAATGGAGGTGATTACACTATATTTGTTCCTTCCGCTGTTAGAGTGTAA
- a CDS encoding PSP1 domain-containing protein, translated as MNKSCFGCFNKCEKKENIFQKKQCYKHHALDWLSNIQSPFEYQKYDIVEVQFKNDRKEFFFNQEKIFLNQGDIVTVEPKSGIGYDIGTVHLTGELVKLQIRNQIVNSNTFKKIYRKSTYKEIEIWKFFKKKEFSTLLKAKKIAKNLNLSMKICDVEYQGNGEKAVFYYTAENRIDFRTLIKEFALQFHLRIEMRQIGYRQEAAKIGGIGSCGRELCCSTWLKNFKSVTTNSARYQQLSINIQKLTGQCSKLKCCLNYELDAYLDAIKDFPDFNKKIHTEKGIAKCMKIDVFKQEMWFSYVKNPNTWFKIKAKKIKEILEKNKISPALEELSTINAIQKTELIFKDLSI; from the coding sequence ATGAACAAATCGTGCTTTGGGTGTTTCAATAAATGTGAAAAAAAAGAAAATATTTTTCAAAAAAAACAATGTTATAAACATCATGCATTAGATTGGTTATCCAATATTCAATCTCCTTTTGAATATCAAAAATATGATATTGTGGAAGTCCAATTTAAGAATGATAGAAAAGAATTCTTTTTTAATCAAGAAAAAATATTTCTGAATCAAGGGGATATTGTTACTGTAGAGCCTAAATCTGGGATAGGATACGATATAGGAACAGTTCATTTAACTGGAGAATTGGTAAAATTACAAATAAGAAATCAAATAGTTAATTCAAATACTTTTAAAAAAATATATAGAAAATCAACTTATAAAGAAATAGAGATTTGGAAATTTTTTAAAAAAAAAGAATTTTCAACTCTTTTAAAAGCTAAAAAAATTGCAAAAAATTTAAATCTTTCTATGAAAATTTGTGATGTAGAATATCAAGGAAATGGAGAAAAAGCTGTTTTTTATTACACAGCTGAAAATAGAATTGATTTTAGAACATTAATTAAAGAATTTGCTTTGCAATTTCATTTACGTATAGAAATGCGTCAAATAGGATATAGACAAGAAGCTGCAAAAATTGGTGGAATTGGTTCTTGTGGTAGAGAACTTTGTTGTTCCACTTGGTTAAAAAATTTTAAAAGTGTTACAACCAATTCAGCAAGATATCAACAACTATCCATCAATATTCAAAAATTAACCGGACAATGTAGTAAATTAAAATGCTGTCTTAATTATGAACTAGATGCTTATTTAGATGCTATAAAAGATTTTCCGGATTTTAATAAAAAAATTCATACAGAAAAAGGAATTGCTAAATGCATGAAAATTGATGTTTTTAAACAGGAAATGTGGTTTTCTTATGTTAAAAATCCAAATACTTGGTTTAAAATAAAAGCCAAAAAAATTAAAGAAATTTTAGAAAAAAATAAAATATCACCCGCTTTAGAAGAACTATCAACTATCAATGCTATTCAAAAAACAGAATTAATATTTAAAGATTTATCTATATAA
- a CDS encoding transglycosylase domain-containing protein, whose translation MYKKRTKINSYFRRLIFYFWFLFIIGISSIISIFYAASKGYLGILPSTKDIENPAMKVGSEVYDSNGILLGRFFSENRTLISYQQLPKDLVNALIAKEDIRFKYHSGIDVKSFLRAILSLGKRGGGSTISQQLAKLLFTGPSAKNKLQRIHQKLLEWVMAIELEKRYTKEEIITMYYNKFDFLYNAKGIETAAHTYFNKKVSELNLGESAILVGMLENPSLYNPRNYPDRAKKQRNLVLYQMKKYNFLNIDKYQKELKKPVKINFKIQKKDFELLTYYGEFLKKEIQEALDEHEEKTGQKFDLYSSGLKIYTSIDAKMQDYAEKAVKKHLSQLQILFNRFQRTNKNAPFLNISKEKTKRILISAMHRTSLYQDLKQRGLTEKKIIEEFQKPQLIKLFTWNGTKEVFMSPWNFIRYQKSIIQAGMVSVESSTGFIKAWVGGIDFNYFQYDHVSQTQRQVGSVFKPILYAAAINELHYNPCTKISNEKFHLGKWTPRNSNGKYGGFITLKDGLAFSINTISARLISQMTPGPVINLARKMGIESIIPKHPSIALGSADLTLYEMTGAFNTFTNYGIYVKPSILVKIEDENENLIKEHIDLSRRQVFNEEVGYIMLKLMQGVVKYGTAKRLKSYNLTGDIAGKTGTTNENSDGWFIGMIPNLTTGVWVGWEDRFSHFDSIKLGQGANMALPIWAYYIKSLYKDINLIYHNKLLFQKPKNYQSYWDYCDEIHIKEENEINEEKKEDKINPLKKMIDFDRNLNFKKNKDHENDK comes from the coding sequence GTGTATAAAAAAAGGACAAAAATAAATTCTTATTTTCGAAGACTTATTTTTTATTTTTGGTTTTTATTTATTATAGGAATAAGTAGCATAATTAGTATTTTTTATGCTGCTTCCAAAGGTTATTTAGGGATTTTACCAAGTACTAAGGATATAGAAAATCCTGCGATGAAAGTAGGATCAGAGGTATATGATTCAAATGGAATATTATTAGGTAGATTCTTTTCAGAAAATAGGACTTTAATTAGTTATCAACAACTTCCAAAAGATCTTGTTAATGCACTTATAGCAAAAGAAGATATTCGTTTTAAATATCATTCTGGAATTGATGTTAAATCATTTCTTAGAGCTATCCTTTCTTTAGGAAAAAGAGGAGGAGGAAGTACTATATCACAACAATTAGCAAAACTTCTTTTTACAGGTCCATCTGCAAAAAATAAATTACAAAGAATCCATCAAAAACTTTTAGAATGGGTAATGGCTATTGAATTAGAAAAACGTTATACAAAAGAAGAAATTATTACTATGTATTATAATAAATTTGATTTTTTGTATAATGCAAAAGGAATAGAAACAGCCGCTCATACTTATTTTAATAAAAAGGTTTCTGAACTCAATTTAGGGGAATCTGCGATATTGGTTGGAATGCTAGAAAATCCTTCTTTATACAATCCTAGAAATTATCCTGATAGAGCAAAAAAACAAAGAAATTTAGTTTTATATCAAATGAAAAAATATAATTTTTTAAATATAGATAAATATCAAAAAGAATTGAAAAAACCTGTAAAAATAAATTTTAAAATACAAAAAAAAGATTTTGAATTATTAACTTATTATGGAGAATTTTTAAAAAAAGAAATTCAAGAAGCTTTAGATGAACATGAAGAAAAAACTGGACAAAAATTTGATCTTTATTCTAGTGGATTAAAAATATATACATCTATAGATGCTAAAATGCAAGATTATGCAGAAAAAGCAGTAAAAAAACATCTTAGTCAATTGCAAATTTTATTTAATCGTTTTCAACGGACTAATAAAAATGCTCCATTTTTAAATATTTCTAAAGAAAAAACAAAACGAATTCTTATATCTGCAATGCACAGAACTTCTCTTTATCAAGATTTAAAACAAAGAGGATTAACAGAAAAAAAAATTATAGAAGAATTTCAAAAACCACAATTAATAAAATTATTTACTTGGAACGGAACTAAAGAAGTATTCATGTCTCCATGGAATTTCATTCGTTATCAAAAAAGTATTATTCAAGCAGGAATGGTATCTGTAGAGTCCTCTACTGGATTTATTAAAGCATGGGTAGGAGGAATAGATTTTAATTATTTTCAATATGATCATGTATCACAGACTCAACGTCAAGTTGGTTCTGTTTTTAAACCTATTTTATATGCTGCAGCTATTAATGAATTACATTATAATCCTTGTACAAAAATTTCAAATGAAAAATTTCATTTAGGAAAATGGACTCCTAGAAATTCTAATGGAAAATATGGAGGTTTTATAACTTTAAAAGATGGTTTAGCATTTTCCATTAATACTATTTCAGCTCGTTTAATATCACAAATGACTCCAGGTCCAGTAATTAATTTAGCAAGAAAAATGGGAATTGAGTCTATAATTCCTAAACATCCATCTATTGCACTTGGTTCTGCTGATTTAACTTTATATGAAATGACAGGAGCATTCAATACATTTACTAATTATGGTATTTATGTTAAACCCTCTATTTTAGTAAAAATAGAGGATGAAAATGAAAATTTAATTAAAGAGCATATAGATCTTAGTAGAAGACAAGTTTTTAATGAAGAAGTAGGATATATTATGTTAAAATTAATGCAAGGAGTAGTTAAATATGGAACTGCAAAAAGACTAAAATCATACAATCTTACTGGAGATATAGCGGGAAAAACAGGAACAACTAATGAGAACTCAGATGGATGGTTTATCGGGATGATTCCTAATTTAACTACTGGAGTTTGGGTTGGATGGGAAGATAGATTTTCTCATTTTGATAGCATTAAATTAGGACAAGGAGCAAATATGGCTTTACCTATATGGGCTTATTACATAAAAAGTTTGTATAAAGATATTAATTTAATTTATCATAATAAATTATTATTCCAAAAACCTAAAAATTATCAATCTTATTGGGATTATTGCGACGAGATCCATATTAAAGAAGAAAACGAGATAAACGAAGAAAAAAAAGAAGATAAAATAAATCCTTTAAAAAAAATGATAGATTTTGATAGAAACTTAAACTTTAAAAAAAACAAAGATCATGAGAATGATAAATAA
- a CDS encoding 2-hydroxyacid dehydrogenase, with product MIKKILILDQNHPFIIYKLKKEGFICDENYKDSTDIIDISSYDGVILRSRLKIDKKFIKKATNLKFIARIGSGTENIDKDYAVKKGIIIISSPEGNKDAVAEHAIGMLLCIMNYIIRSHQQIITRGKWNREINRGIEIMGKTIGVIGYGNTGKAFAKKLSGFDAKILCYDILPKVGDVYAKQVNMNSIFTKSDIVSLHVPYTKETKGMINYNFIKKFCKPFYLINTSRGGCVITSHLAKALKNGKIYGACLDVLEYENFSFNNIFHYYKLPKSFLYLIHSKKVIFTPHIAGWTKESKYKMDQKIVEKIIFLSQKLNQT from the coding sequence ATGATAAAAAAAATTTTGATTTTGGATCAAAATCATCCTTTTATTATATACAAATTAAAAAAAGAAGGATTTATTTGTGATGAAAATTATAAAGATTCAACAGATATAATTGATATATCATCATATGATGGTGTTATTTTAAGAAGTAGATTAAAAATAGATAAAAAATTTATTAAAAAAGCTACAAATTTAAAATTTATAGCTCGTATCGGATCTGGAACAGAAAATATAGATAAAGATTATGCTGTAAAAAAAGGAATAATTATAATTTCTTCTCCAGAAGGGAATAAAGATGCAGTAGCAGAACACGCTATAGGTATGCTTTTATGTATAATGAATTATATTATTCGTTCACACCAACAAATAATCACAAGAGGAAAATGGAATAGAGAGATTAATAGAGGAATAGAAATTATGGGAAAAACAATAGGAGTCATTGGATATGGTAATACAGGAAAAGCTTTTGCAAAAAAACTATCAGGTTTTGACGCTAAAATATTATGTTATGATATTTTACCTAAAGTAGGAGATGTTTATGCTAAACAGGTAAACATGAATTCTATTTTTACAAAATCAGATATAGTTAGTTTACATGTTCCTTATACTAAGGAAACAAAAGGAATGATAAATTATAATTTTATAAAAAAATTTTGTAAACCTTTCTATTTGATAAATACTTCCCGTGGTGGATGTGTAATTACAAGTCATTTAGCAAAAGCTTTAAAAAATGGAAAAATATATGGAGCATGTTTAGATGTATTAGAATATGAAAATTTCTCCTTTAATAATATTTTTCACTACTATAAACTTCCTAAAAGTTTTCTTTATCTTATCCATTCTAAAAAAGTAATATTTACACCGCATATTGCAGGTTGGACTAAAGAATCAAAATACAAAATGGATCAAAAAATTGTAGAAAAAATTATTTTTTTAAGTCAAAAATTAAATCAAACATAA
- a CDS encoding diflavin oxidoreductase, whose amino-acid sequence MLSESNNKIFIKLIQESSQEEIIWMCGYMSGLLFSKKNSKEFIKKEESKITLVYGTETGNAKNLAFDIHQKIKKEKLQIKLINLDQYCLNDLEKEDYFFIIMSTHGEGNPPSSAKSFYDFIHNNKNLFLKKMKYSVLALGDKSYTYFCKAGEDVDKRLYDIGAMRIIPLHKCDVDYKSQAYKWSSKIMNCFKKKKHEINEKNRNKKIYGQILNNIILNDQKRISNKEIHHIEIFVKNGIQYFPGDSIGVFPENPSIEVNNIIEYIKKNKKKEFEKYESEEKNKIFFLFKKSLNILHLSENFFKKYFSLSKKNNIILNKKWKLIDLLIKFPMKNKYSLKDLIKIMDPIKPRLYSISSSPSAHGNNEIHLTVSRHLFQLNGETVYGHCSDFLSKLKIKNELSFFIYKNHIFKLPNLDKNIILIGPGTGIAPFRSFLYEREATKATGKNWLFFGDQYFDTYFLYQTEIKNWEINGILHRVNLSFSRDQEKKIYVQDKIWENRIEFFSWIKKGAYVYICGNKIPMSIDVEKMICRVIEKVGKCDSEFFIKKMKKEGRYLKDVY is encoded by the coding sequence ATGTTATCTGAATCAAATAATAAAATATTTATTAAATTAATACAAGAATCCTCTCAAGAGGAAATTATATGGATGTGTGGATATATGTCTGGATTGCTATTTTCTAAAAAAAATTCTAAAGAATTTATAAAAAAAGAAGAAAGTAAAATAACGTTAGTTTATGGAACAGAAACAGGTAATGCTAAAAATTTAGCCTTTGATATTCATCAAAAAATAAAAAAAGAAAAATTACAAATAAAATTAATCAATTTGGATCAATATTGTTTAAACGATTTAGAAAAAGAAGATTATTTTTTCATCATAATGAGTACGCATGGGGAAGGAAATCCTCCTTCTTCTGCTAAATCTTTTTATGATTTTATTCATAATAATAAGAATCTTTTTCTAAAAAAGATGAAATATAGTGTATTAGCATTGGGAGATAAATCTTATACTTATTTTTGTAAAGCAGGAGAAGATGTAGATAAACGTTTATATGATATAGGAGCTATGAGAATTATTCCATTACATAAATGTGACGTTGATTATAAAAGTCAGGCATATAAATGGAGTTCTAAAATTATGAATTGTTTTAAAAAAAAAAAACATGAAATCAATGAAAAAAATAGAAATAAAAAAATATATGGTCAAATTTTAAATAATATAATTTTAAATGATCAAAAAAGAATATCTAATAAAGAGATTCATCATATTGAAATTTTTGTTAAAAACGGAATTCAATATTTTCCTGGAGATTCTATAGGTGTTTTTCCTGAAAATCCTTCTATAGAAGTAAATAATATTATAGAATATATAAAAAAAAATAAAAAAAAAGAATTTGAAAAATATGAGTCTGAAGAAAAAAATAAAATATTTTTTCTTTTCAAAAAAAGCTTGAATATTCTTCATTTATCTGAAAATTTTTTTAAAAAATATTTTTCCTTATCAAAAAAAAATAATATTATTTTAAATAAAAAATGGAAGCTTATTGATCTTTTAATAAAATTTCCTATGAAAAATAAATATTCTTTAAAAGATTTAATAAAGATTATGGATCCTATAAAACCTAGATTATATTCTATTTCTTCGTCTCCTTCCGCTCATGGGAATAATGAAATTCATCTAACTGTATCTCGTCATCTTTTTCAATTAAATGGAGAGACTGTATATGGTCATTGTTCTGATTTTTTATCTAAACTGAAAATAAAAAATGAATTATCTTTTTTTATTTATAAAAATCATATATTTAAATTACCAAACTTAGATAAGAATATAATTCTTATTGGACCCGGTACTGGAATTGCCCCTTTTCGTTCTTTTTTATATGAAAGAGAAGCGACAAAAGCTACGGGAAAAAATTGGTTATTTTTTGGAGATCAATACTTTGATACATATTTTTTATACCAAACAGAAATTAAAAATTGGGAAATAAATGGGATTCTTCATCGTGTTAATCTTTCTTTTTCTAGAGATCAGGAAAAAAAAATTTATGTACAAGATAAAATATGGGAAAATAGAATAGAATTTTTTTCTTGGATAAAAAAAGGAGCCTATGTTTATATTTGTGGAAATAAAATTCCTATGAGTATAGATGTGGAAAAAATGATCTGTCGCGTTATAGAAAAAGTAGGAAAATGTGATTCAGAATTTTTTATAAAAAAAATGAAAAAAGAAGGAAGATACTTAAAAGATGTATATTAA
- the cysK gene encoding cysteine synthase A → MKVDSILKTIGNTPHVRLKRLFPNHQVWIKLEKNNPGGSIKDRIALSMIEDAEKKGIIHKGDIIIEPTSGNTGIGLAMVCSVKEYRLILVMPESMSIERRKLFSIFGSKFILTPKEDGMKGAIKKAEELINTIPNSWMPKQFDNISNPNIHKNTTAKEIINAFPKGIDYFITGVGTGGHITGIGEVLKNKYPNIKIFSVEPLESPVIFGGNPNPHALQGLGAGFIPSILNVKILDGSFLVSKEEAFYYVRKTAKKEGILVGISTGASLSAIEKQLSKFSKESTILTLNYDTGERYLSVDDLFL, encoded by the coding sequence ATGAAAGTTGATTCCATTTTAAAAACTATCGGAAATACGCCTCATGTTCGTCTAAAAAGATTATTTCCTAATCATCAGGTATGGATAAAATTGGAAAAAAATAATCCTGGAGGAAGCATTAAAGACAGAATAGCTTTATCCATGATAGAGGATGCAGAAAAAAAAGGAATTATTCATAAAGGAGATATTATCATAGAACCTACTTCTGGAAACACAGGAATAGGATTAGCTATGGTTTGTTCTGTAAAAGAATATCGGCTTATTTTAGTAATGCCGGAATCTATGAGTATTGAAAGAAGAAAATTATTTTCCATTTTTGGATCCAAATTTATTCTCACTCCAAAAGAAGATGGGATGAAAGGAGCTATTAAAAAAGCAGAGGAATTAATTAATACCATTCCAAATTCTTGGATGCCGAAACAATTTGATAATATTTCAAATCCAAATATACATAAAAATACAACGGCAAAAGAAATAATAAATGCTTTTCCTAAAGGAATAGATTATTTTATTACAGGAGTAGGAACTGGAGGTCATATTACTGGAATAGGAGAAGTATTAAAAAATAAATATCCAAATATAAAAATTTTTTCTGTAGAACCTTTAGAATCTCCAGTTATATTTGGAGGAAATCCTAACCCACATGCTCTACAAGGTTTAGGTGCAGGGTTTATTCCATCTATTTTAAATGTAAAAATATTAGATGGATCTTTTTTAGTATCCAAAGAAGAAGCTTTTTATTATGTTAGAAAAACGGCAAAAAAAGAAGGAATTCTTGTTGGAATATCTACAGGGGCTTCATTATCTGCTATAGAAAAACAATTATCTAAATTTTCAAAAGAATCTACAATATTAACGTTAAATTATGATACTGGAGAAAGATATTTATCAGTAGATGATCTTTTTTTATGA